The Alphaproteobacteria bacterium GM7ARS4 genome includes a region encoding these proteins:
- a CDS encoding phosphoglycerate kinase, with the protein MRGSGSMGVVRSMPACVSAMSLSGARLFVRCDFNVPMTDDGQIRSRRRIERVLPALRSYLERGASLVVVSHMGRPQHLPSHKHPPKRMSRGDKKLSLRPVFDVVRKALAPYPCVFVKACIGDAVKAQAHRLEAGSVLMLENVRFHEGEDVNGGDFVEALLESSGATHYVHEAFSCAHRAHASTYGVAKRLPAYAGVTFYEELSALERFFSGDDVPRVAVVGGAKVSTKLASLMNLVRRVDSMLIGGAMAHSFLVARGVRVYDSLYEEERLKDVQRVCDVASQAGCQLVIPCDGRVLDKEGVCRYRLIEELQEGDAIMDIGCKTLDMFRDHLDKAATVLWNGPLGAFEREDFSHGTREIADFLRAKTTSGHMRSVIGGGDTLAAVERDGDDETMGFSYASTAGGAFLEWCEGKTLPGIEVLTGER; encoded by the coding sequence ATGAGAGGTTCTGGCTCGATGGGCGTTGTGCGTTCGATGCCTGCGTGTGTGAGCGCTATGTCTCTATCGGGGGCGCGTCTCTTTGTGCGTTGCGACTTTAATGTGCCGATGACGGATGACGGTCAGATACGTTCGAGGCGTCGTATTGAGCGCGTGCTTCCTGCTTTGCGTTCCTATCTCGAGCGGGGGGCGTCGTTGGTCGTGGTGTCCCATATGGGGCGTCCGCAACATCTCCCTTCCCACAAGCACCCCCCCAAGCGCATGAGTCGGGGGGATAAGAAGCTCTCTTTGCGCCCTGTTTTTGATGTTGTGCGCAAGGCTCTTGCGCCTTATCCATGCGTGTTTGTGAAGGCGTGCATAGGCGATGCTGTGAAGGCGCAAGCCCATAGGTTAGAGGCTGGTTCTGTTCTTATGTTAGAGAATGTGCGTTTTCATGAGGGGGAGGATGTCAATGGGGGGGACTTTGTGGAGGCTCTTCTCGAGAGCAGTGGCGCGACCCATTATGTCCATGAGGCGTTTTCATGTGCGCACAGGGCGCATGCGTCTACCTATGGTGTGGCGAAGCGTCTTCCCGCCTATGCTGGCGTCACCTTTTATGAAGAATTGTCGGCATTGGAGCGTTTTTTTTCTGGCGATGATGTGCCGCGTGTGGCGGTGGTGGGTGGGGCGAAGGTCTCGACGAAATTGGCGAGTCTTATGAATCTTGTTCGCCGTGTGGACAGCATGCTCATAGGCGGTGCGATGGCCCATAGTTTTTTGGTGGCGCGAGGCGTTCGTGTGTATGATTCTCTGTATGAAGAGGAGCGTTTGAAGGATGTGCAACGTGTCTGTGACGTGGCGTCGCAAGCGGGCTGTCAGCTTGTCATTCCCTGTGATGGTCGTGTATTGGATAAGGAGGGGGTGTGCCGTTATCGCCTCATCGAGGAATTACAAGAGGGAGATGCCATCATGGATATTGGCTGTAAGACGTTGGATATGTTTCGCGACCATCTCGATAAGGCGGCGACTGTTTTGTGGAATGGGCCTTTAGGGGCGTTTGAACGAGAAGATTTTTCCCATGGGACTCGTGAGATCGCTGATTTTTTGCGCGCCAAGACAACGTCAGGGCATATGCGTTCGGTCATAGGGGGAGGCGACACATTGGCGGCGGTGGAACGTGATGGCGATGACGAGACGATGGGTTTTTCCTATGCGTCTACGGCTGGCGGGGCGTTTCTCGAATGGTGCGAGGGCAAAACCCTACCGGGCATCGAAGTGCTGACAGGTGAGCGATAA
- a CDS encoding dCTP deaminase, whose protein sequence is MSLMPDRWIRERALEDKMIEPFEERQKRDGVISYGLSSYGYDARVAADFKIFTNVNSTTIDPKHFSDNALVDRAQETCIIPPNSFVLGRTVEYFRIPRDVLVLCLGKSTYARCGIIVNVTPLEPEWEGYVTLEFSNTTPLPARLYGNEGAVQFIFLRAETACEVSYGDRQGKYMGQKGITLPKI, encoded by the coding sequence ATGAGCCTTATGCCAGACAGGTGGATACGGGAGCGCGCCTTAGAGGACAAGATGATAGAGCCTTTTGAGGAGAGGCAGAAGCGTGATGGCGTGATTTCCTATGGCTTATCGTCTTATGGCTATGATGCGAGGGTGGCAGCAGACTTTAAGATTTTCACCAATGTCAATTCGACGACGATAGACCCTAAACATTTCAGCGACAACGCCCTTGTTGATAGGGCGCAAGAGACATGTATTATTCCGCCTAATAGTTTTGTTCTTGGGCGGACTGTGGAGTATTTTCGTATTCCGCGTGATGTTCTTGTCTTGTGTTTAGGCAAATCGACCTATGCGCGCTGTGGCATTATTGTCAATGTGACACCATTAGAGCCAGAGTGGGAAGGTTACGTAACGTTAGAGTTTTCTAATACGACGCCTCTTCCCGCCCGTCTTTATGGCAATGAAGGCGCTGTCCAGTTCATTTTTTTACGAGCGGAGACGGCATGTGAAGTCTCTTATGGCGACCGTCAAGGGAAGTATATGGGGCAGAAAGGCATCACCTTGCCGAAAATCTAG
- the def gene encoding peptide deformylase: MSIRPILIAPDPRLTRHSAPITPDDGTLPALIRDLTETLRHTDNGIGLSAPQIGINKRIFAVQIDSAMCPIDPYIVINPVILSVSTEVDEDNEGCLSLPTYYENVTRPRHIQLRYQDSQFTTQTCAASGLIARCYQHEIDHLNGVLFIDYLSPLKKRMALRKCAKIKKKQDRLP; encoded by the coding sequence ATGAGCATACGCCCTATCCTTATCGCTCCCGACCCGCGCCTCACACGTCACAGCGCCCCCATCACACCAGACGATGGAACACTCCCCGCCCTTATACGTGACCTCACAGAGACGCTACGACATACCGACAATGGTATCGGACTCTCAGCGCCGCAAATCGGTATCAATAAACGTATCTTTGCCGTGCAAATCGATAGCGCTATGTGTCCCATAGACCCCTACATCGTCATCAATCCCGTTATCTTGTCTGTCAGCACAGAAGTGGACGAAGACAATGAAGGATGTCTCTCCCTCCCCACCTATTATGAGAACGTCACCCGCCCTCGCCATATCCAACTACGCTACCAAGATTCCCAATTCACGACACAGACATGCGCCGCCTCCGGTCTTATCGCCCGTTGTTACCAACATGAAATTGACCATCTCAATGGTGTCCTGTTTATCGACTATCTCTCGCCCCTGAAAAAACGCATGGCATTGCGTAAATGCGCCAAAATCAAGAAAAAACAAGACCGCCTTCCCTAA
- a CDS encoding lysine--tRNA ligase produces the protein MPTPSSRSSITPSASPSNTITSTAWPFQEARRLLTSLNNKTPPKGYVLFATGYGPSGLPHIGTFAEVVRTTMVQNAWRYITDIPCRLFTFSDDMDALRRVPSNVPQQTMLTEHLGKPLATIPDPYERYGSFGEHNNAMLKQFLDSFGFSYQFQSAYDNYTKGLYDPWLKKILARLDDIRHIILPTLGHERQQTYSPFQPICPHTGHVLHVPVIDTDRNKHTISYIHPKTKDTMTCSVLGGACKLQWKVDWAMRWVAMDVNYEMAGKDLTESYVLSSKIARLLKAQPPQGFIYELFLDAQGEKISKSKGNGVSIDEWLTYAPPESLSFFMYQHPKRAKKLSLRIIPSTIDHYLKNLHDYAQLSPVERLNNPVWHVHAGTPPPSKPRPEFSMILNLATASHADHKDVLWGFIRTLAPDADASTDPLLATLIEKALVYYKNFVKPYRTYRTPNEQERKALTDLLHQLKQQRQENAATYTNMNAKTKEQPLTDPVMWQNILYALGKQHMPSTKEWFTCLYQTLLGQDTGPRMGSFIALYGVSNMITLVERALARTHA, from the coding sequence ATGCCCACGCCATCGTCTCGTTCCTCCATCACACCCTCCGCCAGCCCCTCCAACACCATAACAAGCACGGCATGGCCCTTCCAAGAAGCACGACGCTTGCTGACATCCCTCAACAACAAAACACCCCCTAAAGGATATGTCCTCTTCGCCACCGGCTACGGACCCTCTGGCCTGCCCCATATCGGCACATTTGCCGAAGTCGTGCGCACCACTATGGTGCAAAACGCATGGCGGTATATCACCGATATTCCATGTCGACTCTTTACCTTCTCGGACGACATGGACGCCTTACGCCGTGTGCCATCCAATGTGCCACAACAAACCATGCTCACAGAACATCTCGGTAAGCCTCTCGCCACCATCCCCGACCCCTATGAACGCTATGGCAGTTTCGGCGAACATAATAACGCCATGCTCAAACAATTCCTCGACTCCTTTGGCTTTTCCTATCAATTCCAAAGCGCCTACGACAATTATACAAAAGGACTCTACGACCCTTGGCTGAAAAAAATTCTCGCACGCCTAGACGACATTCGCCACATTATCCTCCCCACCCTCGGCCATGAACGCCAACAAACATATAGTCCGTTCCAACCCATATGTCCACACACAGGCCACGTCCTCCACGTCCCCGTGATAGACACAGACAGAAACAAGCACACAATCTCGTATATCCATCCAAAAACAAAAGACACCATGACATGCTCCGTCTTAGGAGGCGCATGCAAATTACAATGGAAAGTCGACTGGGCCATGCGGTGGGTCGCTATGGACGTCAATTATGAAATGGCAGGAAAAGATCTCACAGAGTCCTACGTCCTCTCGTCAAAAATTGCGCGCCTCCTCAAAGCACAGCCTCCCCAAGGCTTCATCTATGAACTCTTTCTCGACGCTCAAGGTGAAAAAATCTCAAAATCAAAGGGCAATGGCGTCAGTATCGACGAGTGGCTCACCTATGCTCCCCCTGAAAGCCTGTCTTTCTTCATGTATCAACACCCAAAACGCGCAAAGAAACTCTCTCTCCGTATCATTCCCTCCACCATCGACCATTATCTGAAAAACCTCCACGACTATGCACAGCTCAGTCCCGTTGAACGGCTCAACAATCCCGTATGGCATGTCCACGCAGGAACGCCACCCCCGTCCAAGCCACGTCCCGAATTTTCTATGATCCTCAATCTCGCCACAGCAAGCCATGCCGACCATAAGGACGTCCTATGGGGATTCATACGCACCCTAGCACCAGACGCCGACGCCTCGACAGACCCGCTCCTCGCAACACTCATCGAAAAAGCCCTTGTCTATTACAAAAATTTTGTAAAACCCTATAGGACATATCGCACGCCTAACGAACAGGAACGCAAAGCCTTGACAGACCTTCTCCATCAATTGAAACAACAAAGACAAGAAAACGCCGCCACCTATACCAACATGAATGCCAAAACGAAAGAACAGCCCCTCACAGATCCCGTCATGTGGCAAAATATCCTCTATGCCTTAGGCAAACAGCACATGCCAAGCACAAAAGAATGGTTTACATGCCTCTATCAAACCCTCTTAGGACAGGATACGGGGCCACGTATGGGGTCTTTCATCGCCCTCTATGGCGTGTCCAACATGATTACGTTGGTGGAAAGAGCGTTGGCGCGAACACATGCCTAA
- a CDS encoding DUF2849 domain-containing protein produces the protein MKVITANALGSGEVVYWKDGEWVSFLDEARKLDDDEGCQKALAEAMEAEKRMEIVSPYWIEVVRVGEDDVPNKGVISHDVRGRWIPKRYREVIRAFGPSVHLHFGKQAQLSLMQEKKG, from the coding sequence ATTAAAGTCATCACGGCAAATGCTTTAGGGAGTGGCGAGGTTGTCTATTGGAAGGATGGCGAGTGGGTGTCATTTTTGGACGAGGCGAGGAAGTTAGACGATGATGAAGGCTGTCAAAAGGCGCTTGCTGAGGCGATGGAGGCGGAGAAACGTATGGAGATTGTGAGCCCCTATTGGATAGAGGTGGTGAGAGTGGGGGAGGATGACGTTCCCAACAAGGGTGTTATCAGCCATGACGTGCGGGGACGTTGGATACCGAAACGTTATCGGGAAGTCATACGGGCTTTTGGTCCCAGTGTTCATTTACATTTTGGCAAACAAGCGCAGTTGTCACTCATGCAAGAGAAGAAGGGTTAA
- a CDS encoding DUF934 domain-containing protein: MVLLRRGALVKDDPWVFLGDDAPLDGCRHAVVTFSRWQKEGQELSAKLSPRHVGVMLMGEEHADAIEVLGASCHGVGIIVLSMPAFRDGRVFSAARQLRERFGYGGELRVKGHVLPDQLYFLHRCGVDSFEGDERLSVRAWERAMSSFSYVYQPTWDRRPTVMAQRHASTRGDKGGDKQQQRHKKKAQALRENLHKRKHYARQKGVKTTP, from the coding sequence ATGGTTCTTCTTAGGCGCGGTGCGCTCGTCAAGGACGACCCATGGGTGTTTTTAGGAGATGACGCCCCTCTTGACGGGTGTCGTCATGCTGTTGTGACGTTCAGTCGTTGGCAGAAAGAGGGGCAAGAGCTGAGCGCAAAGCTTTCCCCGCGCCATGTGGGCGTGATGCTTATGGGTGAGGAGCATGCCGATGCCATAGAGGTGCTTGGTGCGTCATGTCATGGGGTGGGTATCATTGTGTTATCCATGCCAGCTTTTCGTGATGGGCGTGTTTTCTCAGCAGCGCGTCAGTTGCGTGAGCGTTTTGGCTATGGTGGGGAGCTACGTGTCAAGGGGCATGTTCTTCCCGACCAGCTCTATTTTCTTCATCGTTGTGGCGTCGATTCTTTTGAGGGTGATGAACGCCTGTCCGTGCGAGCGTGGGAACGGGCGATGTCGAGTTTCTCTTATGTGTATCAGCCGACATGGGACAGGCGTCCTACGGTGATGGCACAGCGCCATGCCTCGACCAGAGGCGATAAGGGCGGGGACAAGCAACAGCAACGTCATAAGAAAAAAGCGCAAGCGTTGCGAGAGAATCTTCACAAGCGCAAACATTATGCGCGCCAAAAGGGGGTGAAGACGACACCATGA
- the dapE gene encoding succinyl-diaminopimelate desuccinylase yields the protein MTSAEEIARHLVRFRSVTPKDDGLMAWVASFLSDNGFAVYRHGFGEGDGRVENLYGRLQGHKEGRGGKSVFGARDFAFAGHSDVVPATETGWSHPPFAGIVESGVLYGRGAVDMKGAVACFLSVCAAFAATRGRDFSGSLGIFLTNDEEGEAKHGMKPLWAWAKAHGYLPELCLLGEPSSQQKVGDSYRDRRRGSVHGFVEAWGQSGHSAYPRAGDNPLASLVTLFHALGETSFWHEDGLRGGDGEDVEDPDVALTQLESCSSVANVTPDHARGRFNIRFALPWQSRAILERVEALCEGVLGCGRYRLRTHVSSEAFRSCDRRWLPWFCDVCEGVVSMRPRQGRGGGTSDARFMYHECSVIELGLVGKSMHRVDEHCSLEDLSVLTSLYRSLLESFFS from the coding sequence ATGACGAGTGCGGAAGAGATAGCGCGTCATTTAGTGCGTTTTCGCAGTGTCACGCCAAAAGATGACGGGCTTATGGCGTGGGTGGCGTCTTTTTTGTCCGACAATGGTTTTGCTGTGTATCGGCATGGGTTTGGTGAGGGTGATGGGCGTGTGGAGAATCTCTATGGGCGTTTGCAGGGGCATAAGGAGGGGCGTGGCGGTAAGAGCGTGTTTGGTGCGCGAGATTTTGCCTTTGCGGGTCATAGTGATGTTGTGCCGGCGACAGAGACAGGCTGGTCTCACCCTCCTTTTGCGGGCATTGTCGAGTCGGGGGTGCTTTATGGGCGTGGCGCTGTGGATATGAAGGGGGCGGTGGCGTGCTTTTTGTCTGTATGTGCCGCCTTTGCGGCGACACGGGGCCGCGATTTTTCGGGCAGTCTAGGAATTTTCCTCACCAACGATGAAGAAGGCGAGGCAAAGCATGGCATGAAGCCTCTATGGGCGTGGGCGAAGGCGCATGGCTATCTTCCTGAGCTCTGTCTTTTAGGCGAGCCTTCCTCACAGCAGAAGGTGGGCGATTCCTATCGAGATAGGAGACGTGGGAGCGTTCATGGCTTTGTGGAGGCATGGGGGCAAAGCGGGCATAGCGCCTATCCGCGAGCGGGCGACAATCCGTTGGCGTCTTTGGTGACGTTATTTCATGCGTTAGGGGAGACATCCTTTTGGCATGAGGACGGCTTGAGAGGGGGTGATGGCGAGGACGTGGAAGACCCCGATGTTGCTTTGACACAATTGGAGTCATGTTCCAGCGTGGCGAATGTGACGCCAGACCATGCGCGTGGGCGTTTCAATATCCGTTTTGCTCTTCCTTGGCAGAGTCGTGCGATTCTTGAGAGGGTGGAGGCGTTATGCGAGGGGGTGCTGGGGTGTGGGCGTTATCGCTTACGGACTCATGTGAGTAGCGAAGCTTTTAGGAGCTGTGATAGGCGTTGGCTACCGTGGTTCTGTGATGTGTGTGAGGGGGTTGTGTCTATGCGTCCTCGACAGGGACGAGGCGGTGGGACGTCGGATGCGCGTTTCATGTATCATGAGTGCTCTGTTATCGAGTTAGGCCTTGTGGGCAAGAGCATGCATCGTGTGGATGAACATTGTTCCTTAGAGGATTTGTCTGTCTTGACGTCTCTTTATCGTTCTTTATTGGAGTCATTTTTTTCATGA
- a CDS encoding nitrite/sulfite reductase encodes MYRYDEFDHKLVRERAEQFGEQVKRRLAGELSEDEFKPLRLMNGLYLQLHAYMLRVAIPYGVLSSRQLRQLAYIAKRYDKDYGHFTTRQNIQFNWPKLEDVPAILSALASVEMHAIQTSGNCIRNVTADHYAGAALDEVDDPRLYSEIIRQWSTFHPEFSFLPRKFKIAVTGCAQDRAAIKVHDIGLGLMRREDGRIGVNVVVGGGQGRTPYIGAVLKEGLPVSDMLSYLEAILRVYNQWGRRDNLFKARIKILVHALGVDEMKRRVEEEWMRLRDGALQLPQEEVDRIRQYFAPPPFESITTPVSSFEDAKRDDADFALWVSHNVAQHRQAGYAIATISLKAMGGVPGDMYSYQMEGLADLTERYAYDEIRVSHEQNVVWPHVKQEDLYTLWRALRPLALATPNHGLITDMICCPGMDYCALATARSIPLAQRIALRFKDMERQQEIGAMKIKISGCINACGHHHVGHIGILGVDRRGEEYYQLSLGGHGGMDASLGEIVGPAFHADNIVEAVEKVIETYLASRRNKRESFLETYRRVGMHPFKERLYGSS; translated from the coding sequence ATGTATCGCTATGATGAATTTGACCATAAGCTGGTGCGTGAGCGCGCTGAGCAGTTTGGCGAGCAGGTGAAGCGTCGTTTAGCGGGTGAGCTCAGCGAGGACGAGTTCAAGCCGTTGCGTCTTATGAATGGTTTGTATCTTCAGTTGCATGCCTATATGTTGCGTGTGGCGATACCCTATGGCGTCTTATCTTCCCGTCAGTTGCGTCAATTGGCGTATATTGCCAAGCGTTATGACAAGGATTATGGTCACTTCACCACGCGTCAAAACATTCAGTTTAACTGGCCAAAGTTGGAAGATGTGCCAGCGATTTTATCGGCATTGGCGTCAGTAGAGATGCATGCCATTCAGACGTCGGGCAATTGCATTCGTAACGTGACGGCAGACCATTATGCGGGGGCGGCGTTAGATGAAGTGGATGACCCGCGTCTTTACAGCGAGATTATTCGCCAATGGTCGACTTTTCATCCAGAGTTTTCGTTTTTACCGCGTAAATTTAAGATTGCGGTGACGGGATGTGCGCAAGACAGGGCGGCCATCAAGGTGCATGACATAGGGCTCGGTCTTATGCGTCGGGAGGATGGTCGTATTGGCGTGAATGTCGTTGTGGGGGGTGGGCAGGGACGCACGCCTTATATTGGCGCTGTTCTCAAGGAAGGTTTGCCTGTGAGCGATATGCTTTCTTATTTAGAGGCTATTTTGCGTGTTTATAATCAGTGGGGACGGCGCGACAATCTGTTCAAGGCGCGTATCAAAATTTTAGTGCATGCTTTAGGCGTGGACGAGATGAAGCGTCGTGTTGAGGAGGAGTGGATGCGTCTTCGTGACGGGGCGTTGCAGCTTCCTCAAGAGGAAGTCGACCGCATTCGTCAGTATTTTGCGCCGCCTCCCTTCGAGTCCATCACGACTCCTGTATCGTCCTTTGAGGATGCGAAGAGAGACGATGCCGATTTTGCCTTATGGGTGAGCCATAACGTAGCCCAGCACAGGCAAGCGGGCTATGCCATTGCCACCATCTCTCTGAAGGCCATGGGGGGTGTGCCGGGGGACATGTATTCCTATCAGATGGAGGGGCTAGCCGACTTAACCGAGCGTTATGCCTATGACGAGATTCGTGTGAGCCATGAACAGAATGTCGTCTGGCCGCATGTCAAGCAGGAGGACCTCTATACGTTATGGCGCGCATTGCGTCCCTTGGCTCTTGCCACGCCTAATCACGGGCTTATCACGGATATGATATGCTGTCCGGGCATGGATTATTGCGCCTTAGCGACGGCGCGTTCCATTCCCCTTGCTCAGAGGATTGCGTTACGTTTCAAGGACATGGAGCGTCAGCAGGAGATAGGGGCGATGAAGATCAAGATTTCTGGCTGTATCAATGCCTGTGGACATCACCATGTGGGTCATATAGGCATTTTAGGCGTTGATAGGCGTGGCGAGGAGTATTATCAATTGTCTCTTGGTGGACATGGGGGCATGGATGCGTCTTTGGGCGAGATTGTCGGTCCAGCCTTCCATGCTGATAACATTGTGGAGGCGGTGGAGAAGGTGATCGAGACTTATCTTGCGTCGAGACGTAACAAGAGGGAGAGTTTTTTAGAGACGTATCGGCGCGTCGGCATGCATCCTTTCAAGGAGCGTTTATATGGTTCTTCTTAG
- a CDS encoding methionyl-tRNA formyltransferase, producing MRQNQEKTRPPSLNTASSRPYPMHAPRQTQKKGLRLLFMGSSAFSQPAFQLLQESAHDIVAVITRKPARARPTQSPQPTIIHAQARHLGIPILTPETIDDDVIHACQAWRADAVVIASYGVMLPQAFLDMTHYGCFNIHPSLLPRWRGASPIRRAMMAGDNVSGCTIMKTSLRCDSGDILAQKTCPIDQNATGDDMETMLAHEGAQLMRNVLDDIAHNNPPTAHKQPAQGITYAHKITTQDARIPWQRPALDVHNHIRALATKPTAWCLYTPHTTQPATKPAQEKRLKILKSTYMPLAMLPTPIRASFTQGTTGHSGTCARMGERCFVSCGQDAVELHTLLREGKKPMTTAEFLRGYPAVRHFILH from the coding sequence ATGCGCCAAAATCAAGAAAAAACAAGACCGCCTTCCCTAAACACAGCATCATCCCGCCCCTATCCCATGCATGCCCCACGACAGACCCAAAAAAAAGGACTGCGCCTGCTCTTTATGGGAAGTAGCGCCTTCAGCCAACCAGCTTTCCAGCTTTTACAAGAAAGCGCCCACGACATCGTCGCCGTCATCACACGCAAACCCGCCAGAGCGCGCCCAACACAAAGCCCACAACCCACCATCATTCACGCTCAAGCCCGCCATCTCGGCATTCCCATCTTGACGCCAGAGACTATCGATGACGATGTCATCCACGCATGTCAGGCATGGCGCGCCGATGCCGTCGTCATCGCATCCTATGGCGTGATGTTACCTCAGGCATTCTTAGACATGACGCACTATGGATGTTTCAATATCCATCCCTCCCTGCTTCCCCGTTGGCGCGGCGCATCGCCTATCAGACGCGCCATGATGGCCGGTGACAATGTGAGCGGATGCACCATCATGAAAACAAGCTTGCGCTGTGATAGCGGCGATATTCTCGCCCAAAAAACATGCCCCATCGACCAAAACGCCACAGGCGACGACATGGAAACCATGCTCGCCCACGAAGGCGCACAGCTCATGCGCAACGTCCTCGATGACATCGCCCACAATAACCCACCAACAGCACACAAACAACCCGCACAAGGCATCACATACGCCCATAAAATCACGACACAGGACGCACGAATCCCATGGCAACGACCCGCCTTAGACGTCCACAACCATATACGCGCCCTCGCCACCAAACCCACCGCATGGTGTCTCTACACGCCACATACGACACAGCCAGCCACCAAACCCGCACAAGAAAAACGCCTCAAAATCCTCAAAAGCACCTATATGCCCCTCGCCATGCTCCCAACGCCCATACGCGCCTCCTTCACACAAGGCACAACAGGACACAGCGGGACATGCGCACGCATGGGAGAACGATGTTTCGTGTCGTGCGGACAAGATGCCGTCGAACTCCATACCCTCCTTCGAGAAGGAAAAAAACCCATGACAACGGCCGAATTTTTACGCGGCTACCCCGCTGTGCGCCACTTTATCCTCCATTAA
- the truA gene encoding tRNA pseudouridine(38-40) synthase TruA, whose translation MDAPSPYQRWKLTLEYDGTAFHGWQKQAQTPLTAQEALYDALRAFCRHPLCGQHITAAGRTDRGVHALAQVAHVDMPPLSSLTPHAMRDGVNDHLRQQHHDALVVLDATPVPPHFHARFNATERHYLYRILNRQAPSSLERQRAWHVRHPLNLHHMNDACQLLTGWHDFSSFRASGCQGKNPQRHLHTLYVSQHESILCVHATAPSFLYKQVRILTATLVYVGMGRYTQDTIRAIFNAKKRHHATPTAPAHGLYLRHITYPPP comes from the coding sequence ATGGACGCGCCCTCCCCCTATCAACGATGGAAATTAACCCTCGAATATGATGGCACAGCCTTCCATGGCTGGCAAAAACAGGCTCAAACACCCCTCACCGCACAAGAGGCATTGTATGACGCCTTGCGCGCATTCTGTCGCCACCCTCTATGCGGACAGCATATCACCGCCGCTGGCCGAACAGACCGTGGCGTCCATGCCTTGGCACAAGTCGCCCATGTGGATATGCCTCCCTTGTCCTCTCTCACACCCCACGCCATGAGAGATGGCGTCAATGACCACCTACGACAACAGCACCATGACGCCCTTGTCGTCTTAGACGCCACACCCGTTCCCCCCCATTTCCACGCTCGGTTCAACGCCACAGAGCGCCATTACCTCTATCGTATCCTCAACAGACAAGCGCCATCCAGCCTCGAAAGGCAACGAGCATGGCATGTGAGACACCCTCTCAACCTCCATCATATGAATGACGCATGCCAACTCCTCACAGGATGGCATGATTTCTCCAGCTTTAGGGCATCAGGCTGTCAAGGAAAAAACCCGCAACGTCACCTCCATACACTCTACGTCTCACAGCATGAAAGCATTCTCTGTGTCCATGCCACCGCCCCATCCTTCCTCTACAAACAAGTGCGCATACTCACCGCAACCCTCGTCTATGTCGGCATGGGACGCTATACACAAGACACAATACGCGCCATCTTCAACGCAAAAAAGCGCCACCACGCCACACCCACAGCACCAGCCCACGGATTATACCTCCGCCATATCACCTACCCCCCACCATGA